A genomic region of Deltaproteobacteria bacterium contains the following coding sequences:
- a CDS encoding ATP synthase subunit I: MNTAWTLSRIDSIERINLYVAGVLCAGSLLFRSLSVTIGVALGAFIVAANFWWLRRLVERAMAKGEGRKKSLYGQYVLKLLLFLVLPCAIVYYREYLFN, translated from the coding sequence ATGAACACGGCCTGGACGCTTTCTAGGATCGACTCGATCGAGAGGATCAACCTCTATGTGGCAGGAGTCCTCTGTGCCGGAAGTCTCCTGTTCAGGTCTCTCTCGGTGACCATTGGTGTGGCCTTGGGGGCATTCATCGTGGCAGCCAACTTCTGGTGGCTGAGGCGGCTGGTGGAACGGGCGATGGCCAAAGGAGAAGGGCGAAAGAAAAGTCTGTACGGGCAGTATGTGCTCAAGCTTCTGCTGTTTCTTGTCCTTCCCTGTGCGATCGTCTACTATAGGGAATACCTATTCAAT
- a CDS encoding AtpZ/AtpI family protein translates to MLPGLSPGGKNLTNQCIAISLKADGTKRLIFLVGHYGTIGLEMGLSVAIGLFIGIVLDRYLGTKPWMALIFLILGVVAGFRALFRVVKEIQKQDRPANKGKE, encoded by the coding sequence ATGCTTCCCGGACTCTCTCCGGGAGGAAAAAACCTTACAAATCAATGCATTGCAATTAGCTTGAAGGCTGACGGCACAAAAAGGCTGATCTTCCTGGTAGGTCACTACGGCACTATCGGCCTTGAAATGGGCCTTTCGGTAGCCATCGGGCTCTTTATAGGGATCGTCCTTGACCGTTATCTCGGTACAAAGCCATGGATGGCTCTCATCTTCTTGATTCTAGGTGTGGTGGCGGGTTTCCGAGCTCTTTTCCGCGTTGTCAAGGAGATCCAGAAACAAGACCGGCCTGCCAACAAGGGGAAGGAATGA
- a CDS encoding DUF1684 domain-containing protein has product MTRGLLLLSLVLGCLCTVSHLSHASEPVGDEGTFEVERIQREREEKNRFFRWDPRSPLRPEDQRRFRGLAYYPVDPGCVFSGPLERNSSGKTEYVRLPTSRGNFRTYVRVGTFRFRMHHREFSLAVYRFVGRSTLFLPFRDKTNGHETYENGRYVDVRLAGGDMIVVDFNSAHNPYCAYNPKYTCAFAPEENVLDTAVRCGEKTFLPLP; this is encoded by the coding sequence ATGACCAGAGGACTTCTCCTGTTAAGCCTGGTTCTCGGATGCCTCTGCACCGTCTCCCATCTCTCTCATGCCTCTGAACCCGTGGGGGATGAGGGGACGTTCGAGGTCGAGAGGATCCAGAGGGAGCGGGAGGAGAAGAACCGGTTTTTCCGTTGGGACCCGAGGTCTCCCCTGAGACCCGAGGATCAGAGACGCTTCCGGGGACTGGCCTATTATCCCGTCGACCCCGGCTGCGTCTTTTCCGGCCCCCTCGAGAGAAACTCATCTGGAAAAACCGAATACGTGAGGCTTCCCACCAGCAGAGGTAATTTCCGAACCTACGTCAGAGTGGGTACCTTCAGGTTTCGGATGCACCACAGGGAGTTCTCCCTAGCCGTCTACCGTTTCGTGGGAAGGTCGACCCTGTTTCTGCCCTTCAGAGACAAGACAAACGGCCACGAGACGTACGAGAACGGACGCTATGTCGATGTGAGGCTTGCAGGGGGCGACATGATCGTTGTCGACTTCAACAGTGCTCATAATCCCTACTGTGCCTACAACCCGAAGTACACATGCGCCTTTGCCCCAGAGGAGAACGTTCTGGATACAGCGGTCCGCTGCGGCGAAAAGACGTTTCTACCCCTCCCCTGA